The nucleotide sequence gcacctcatgctgggaacaataaaaggccactctaaaatctgcagttttgtcacactacacaatgccacagatgtctcaagttttgaaggggcgtgcaattggcatgctgactgcaggaatgtccaccagagctgttgcctgagaattgaatgttactttctctaccgtaagccacctccaatgtccttttagagaatttggcagtacgtccaaccagcctcacaaccacagaccacaccagcccaggacctccatatccggCTTCGTCAcgtgtgggatcgtctgagaccagccacccggagagctgatgagtatttctgtctgtaataaatcccttttgtggggaaaaactaattctgattggttggGACTGACTCCAtggtgggtggacctggctcccaaaagggtgggcctatgccctcccaggcccactcaTGACTGcgtccctgcccagtcatgtgaaatccatagattactgtctaatttatttatttcaatgtactgatttccttatatcaactgtaactcagtaaaatctttgaaattgttgcatgtggcgtttatatttttgttcagtatgtgcTTTTGTCTTGTAGCTAAAATGTAATAAGTGTACAGAAGAGAAAATAAACCGATTAATTATCTGCACATGCTTGTGAATTGTTGAGTTATTCAAGAGCGTAATATGGTTATGTTGCAATAATTAAGAATGTAGCTAATTTGGTAGCTGCTTGCTTAACTTTAGCTAGTAGCTTGCTCGTTTCAGTTTGCAATGCTTAAACTTCTGGCTAGTGGTTACTCTGACATTTACGGTAATTTTGAGCAAATTCATCAAACTAAAGGACACACTACAAACAACAGCATTTATATCAGTCATCAACAGTACTGTGAGTGTGTGCATAAATTGAGATAAGAACTTTCACTCGCATGTCGTACAGCAGTATGCCGGCTGAAGTTGTCTTTGCATTTCCCCCAATGGTGTACATCTCATACTGTCAAGACAAGACtgacattccattccagcctGTGTGCAATACAGCCAAGGACCAGACATCTTGAGACTAGTTTTCCTAACGTTACATGTATTCTAAATGACTCGTTAGTAGCACTTTACTATTTCTCAAGCCAACAGCGAGCTAGAGTATAATTGTCATTCACTAGACGCAGTTTACCTAAATATTGAAGTCAGTGGGATAGAGGGATCTAGCGGTCATCAGACACAAGATCCAGAGCCCCTTTCATTAAAAACTCGCAGTCCTTTTATGCTGACATATTTGGTCATATTATTGTAATCCGTGGGGTACAGTGCCCAAAATATGAATTTGCTAGGGTTGAAATTCGGGCATTTGTTTATTGCTcccatgaataggaatatttttaTGACATCATGACGTGCAGTCGCATGTGTGATAACATTAGATTCGATGTATTATTGACTAGGCTTATCAGTCACTACTAGACACTAGAGCTGATCCGCAGCAACATTGACTTTATCGTAAACACTTTTGGTCtcaatttaaggttaggcataaggttagcagtgtggttaaggttagcgttaggtttaaaatcagatttgaaTCCAtttgtgactgtggtaactagtgacgacaaATGCTGGTAAATGCTGCCGCCTGGTGCATGACATAATATTGCACATAGAAAATGTAGGACAGATCACACAACCAGACAAAAACGTGTGAGTCATTGTCAATGCAAAATAGAGCATCACAAAAAGCACGGGGCAGTATTCTAGTCATGGAGTTAACCCTCAAAATATAATCGAATTAAGATGCAAATGTCATTTATCAAATACACCTTGTAGTTGTAACATGATTCAAGAGAGCCAACAGGACGCTTGAACAATAGCCCCTATAGTGTGTATCAGAAAATCCGTATAAACCGATACGTTTGAAACCTTCAACCACAAACTACTTATTTTTGTATTGTTATTTGTAGATTAGCGAGGGCCCGGTGGTCGTAAAACACGCTATTTACATCTCGATTGGTTTTCCTGCTGTCAGCTGCTTCCCTATGCATCGGCGATCGACAGCAGACGGAACGACCTAGCAAACTCCATTTCCGTGTTAAACTACGGTTTCTTCGTGGCAAGGTAAAAGACAAGTAAACGTAGATACTTTGGACGTAGTGTTGAAATATCCTATATGatgttaattaaaaaaaaaaaaattaaaaaacatttaCAACGATAGCATGCCCATCCAAAGCTATCTATCTCGAAACTGTTTGTCTGGGCACAAAAAATCAAGGAAAAGCCAGTTGTCCGCTTTGACACTGCCAATTTGCTAGCTGGATACAAAATGCCTGTAATCTGTATCTAATTTGATAGATAGCTAGCTCAGTCAAACTCCTGTTTACCATAGCTTGTTAAGGAAATCTTGACTGTCAAGATTAGCCATGTCACTGGCTGCTAAAGAAGGCCCTGAAAAGGATGTTAGCTGACTAGCTGGCTTGTTAGCGTGGACGCCACCATTTGACATACAATCAGGAAACATTTTGGTGGGTCTAGCCAGGACGAAGACGGGTTTAGCAGGCTGTAACGTTACTGTCCTTTGTTTTGGAGTTGGTCAGGAAAGCAATGACTCATTCAGAATAATCTGGATTGTGCCCGTGTGTAATCTTTGGAATACATCCTGAAGCTAACGTTGACTGGATAGATTCAAACTCCGATAGCCTTGAGCATGTCTTTCTTGACCGTATTGACAATTTCTCCATTGACCTAGCCAACTTGAGCATTTCATGTGTCCATATAGCATGACCATGAGTCATGACAGCAAATGGGGAGTTCCTCGAAGGCGTTAACTTTACTCAAGACCTTCTAACCAGAGTACAACGATGATCAGACTCAACAACCAGGTTGGCAAACTGTCTGTTCCTCCTGGTCACTGACAGTTCATCTGCACTGGGTGACTCAGCTCATTTGTTAACGGTTTGCATTTGGCAGAAGCACTTCTGTCGAAATCTGCTTTCATAGCTTGACCTCTAATTACCCTCCAGTGACAGTTCCACTACTCTGACCTATGTTTTGAAGGCAGTTGAATGTGGAGCTGGGTTTTAAATTGTTTCTGGACAACTTCTAGACTGCACAAAATGATGATGATGCATGCATGTCTCTTAATTCCTTTCGGAAGAGTACATATCACCTTGTACATTAGAATCAAGTTATGCAATAGTTCTTATCACTGAGGTGGTAACGGCAGCAAAGTTGTAGCCAAGTTTCAATAGATGCAGTACACAGACCTGGATTGTGTCCGTGGTGCATTGAACCGTATTAACAAACCTACTTACCCAAGATCTTTGTTTCACTGGCAACCTGTTAAATGTTTTTCTCCAAATATTACCGGTGTCTTATCATTTTGTAAAACTGCAGTCCTACCCCAGTGCAGACAGCCTGATGCCTTCTGGATACTAGCCTCATAATCACACAATCCTTCTCCACTAATCATGAGGGAGTTTTTGCAGACTGGTTGACCATCCATTTGTTACAATGTTATAGTAGACAATGCATGTTTTGCTGAAAGGAACAAGTAACTTCAGTACCAATAGATAATATTGCAGCCAATTTTAAACATTGTAAATTTAACTCTTTCATTCCTTCCCACAGGTGTAAAATCATAGAGGTTGTCTCCCAAGCAGTGATGCTGGTGGCGTAGGCTCAGGGTGTGTCTCATCTCCCATGGCTATTACCACCATGGACCCAGAGTCAGCCTGCACGTCACAGCCCCAGGGGTCCCTGGGTAAAGGAGGGGGCTCCCTGCTATCTGGCAGGGGTTTGGGCGCAGCGCTCGGCCCCCGGGGGAAGCACTACGTTTGTGGCTCCATAGCTGCCTTCACCAACATCGTGGTGACCTTCCCCATCCAGAAGGTTCTGTTCAGACAACAGCTTCACGGTGTGCTGGCCAGAGAGGCCGTCAGACAACTCCAACGGGACGGGATGAGGAAACTCTACAGGGGGctgctccctcctcttctccagaaGACCACCACTGTAGCCATCATGTTCGGCCTGTACGAGGACTTCTCCCGGGTCTTATTGGACCAGGTGCCCAGCGGCAGCGGCATTCCCGAGCTGGTGACGCGGAGCTTTGCGGCGGCGCTGGCGGGCACGGCAGAGGCTGTGCTGACACCGTTTGAGCGTGTGCAGACTCTCCTCCAGGACCACCGGCACCACGGCCGGTTCCAAAACACGGCCCACACCTTCCGGACGCTCCTGAGCGAGTACGGTGTGAAGGAGTGCTACCGCGGCCTGGTGCCGGTCTTAATAAGGAACGGGCCCAGTAATGTGCTGTTCTTCGGGTTCCGCGGGCCCATCAAGGAGCAGCTCCCTGAGGCCTCCAGCCGGGCTGGCCACCTGGTCAATGACTTTGTGTGTGGAGGGATGCTGGGGGCGGCGCTGGGGATCATGTTCTACCCGCTGAATGTGGTGAAGTCGCGGGCCCAGTCCCAGGTGGGGGGTGCTTTCCGTCCCTGTGGGGAGGTGTTGATgacggtgtggagggagaggggcggcAGCGTGGCCATGCTGTTCCGAGGGGCACACCTCAACTACCACCGCTCCCTTCTCTCCTGGGGCATCATCAACGCAACATACGAGCTTctgctcagtgttctgatactGAAAGGGTCATAGAATGTGAGGGGGAATGGAAtgtgagggggagagtgaggaaAAATACTTGGGGAAAGTGTTGTTTGTTGATAGCAGTTGGTgctctttttttgttgttattgaaACTGATGTGCCCACTGCCCACCCAAACAGGTCTACATAGTGTATGTGGGGGGTAAGGGCCTACGGCAAGTAGAAGAGGACAAAGGGTACCTGAAAGGTGAAGTTGCGCTACTGACAATGGTCACCAGTCGGTGTGAGATTAAACAAGACAGTCAATTTGAGTCATGGTATCGAAGTGAGACTCACAAATACACAAGTCCTGCGTCTGGGTCCAACATGCAACAAAAGCCTTTGTCAATACATATTTTTGTGTAGACTGATGTGGTTCTCAGCAGAAAGTATCAGAGGCAGTTTACTGGGTGTAAGCCTTTTTAGAGTGACCAAGAGCTCCTTTCAAAGAACTATTCATTGTGTTGACCAGTGCTTTGATCTGTGTGCATTGATTATTAGTCCCTTCaacccctctcctttctctactctGGCCCTCTGATTGTGAACTCTGGTATACTGATTTGTTGTCCAACTATTTACCATGTTGTTCATCTAGGATTATGCACTGATTTGacccatagagaatgatagaggcctctagtggccaaaaggctgttttagcatgggcagcaccattgagggcttccaccatgcttctgccattttaaagtagtcaaaatagtcaactgggtggggattccattagagtactacagtatgagtcataa is from Oncorhynchus masou masou isolate Uvic2021 chromosome 32, UVic_Omas_1.1, whole genome shotgun sequence and encodes:
- the LOC135526292 gene encoding mitochondrial nicotinamide adenine dinucleotide transporter SLC25A51-like, producing the protein MAITTMDPESACTSQPQGSLGKGGGSLLSGRGLGAALGPRGKHYVCGSIAAFTNIVVTFPIQKVLFRQQLHGVLAREAVRQLQRDGMRKLYRGLLPPLLQKTTTVAIMFGLYEDFSRVLLDQVPSGSGIPELVTRSFAAALAGTAEAVLTPFERVQTLLQDHRHHGRFQNTAHTFRTLLSEYGVKECYRGLVPVLIRNGPSNVLFFGFRGPIKEQLPEASSRAGHLVNDFVCGGMLGAALGIMFYPLNVVKSRAQSQVGGAFRPCGEVLMTVWRERGGSVAMLFRGAHLNYHRSLLSWGIINATYELLLSVLILKGS